A DNA window from Arachis hypogaea cultivar Tifrunner chromosome 18, arahy.Tifrunner.gnm2.J5K5, whole genome shotgun sequence contains the following coding sequences:
- the LOC140173013 gene encoding G-type lectin S-receptor-like serine/threonine-protein kinase At4g27290 isoform X5 translates to MMRTRAICFLLLVFITKSFSLDMITPSQSMKDGDTLVSAGGTFELGFFRPGDSSGRYLGIWYKQSPSTLTWVANRNKRINSNSSVLEINNQGVLVLHNGSNKTFWSSKVSKAAENPVAQLLDSGNLVVRDGNGGKMENLLWQSFDYPCDTLLPGMKLGWNLETGLNRFLTCWKSTDDPDSGDYSFKIDLRGYPQAVQLKGDSIMSRAGSWNGLSFTALPYHKQSPVFKSEFVLNEKEIFYEFQVLDNSTFFRYIMTSSGNRQLLHWTSETNVWETLITIPSARCDNYALCGENSVCNSVKTPDCACLEGFAPKVQREWDMSYWSNGCVRITPLSCSKDGFMKYTGIILPDTSSSRYNKTIDLQECESLCLQNCSCTAYANLDKRDGGSGCLLWFGDLIDMRQSYEGGQDIYIRVPSSELEHNKKIYKKKLVGIITGSAVFMICLILGLAICLWKNKFEKPAGMSKVGFWKELLCRRVEEDSDIPTFDLSTIFYATNCFSSYNKLGAGGFGLVYKGVLADGTEIAVKRLSKNSEQGQQEFKTEVQLIAKLQHRNLVKLLGCCIKQKEKLLIYEFMPNRSLDHFIFDDGRRKLLDWTKRFQIISGIARGLLYLHHDSRLRIIHRDLKTSNILLDNDMNPKISDFGLARTFGGDQTEACTRRVMGTHGYISPEYAMHGSFSMKSDVFSFGVIMLEVVSGMKNKELSIPHQFVNLLGHANFNVFFQAWELWTKERAMELVDKSLGDSVVEAQVLRCIHIGLLCVQERPEHRPNMSSVIHMLNDDKPLARPKQPAFYPHQEKEEAAEDQEEKEKEF, encoded by the exons ATGATGAGAACTAGAGCTATTTGCTTCTTATTATTGGTGTTTATAACAAAATCCTTTTCACTAGACATGATTACACCAAGTCAATCCATGAAAGATGGTGATACTTTGGTTTCAGCTGGTGGAACTTTTGAACTTGGATTCTTCAGGCCCGGAGACTCAAGTGGTCGATACCTGGGAATATGGTACAAGCAATCTCCTTCAACACTGACATGGGTTGCCAACCGGAACAAACGAATCAACAGCAACTCATCAGTGTTGGAAATCAACAACCAAGGAGTTCTTGTACTGCACAATGGCTCAAACAAGACATTCTGGTCCTCCAAAGTGTCGAAAGCAGCAGAGAATCCGGTTGCACAGCTCTTGGACTCAGGAAATCTTGTTGTGAGAGATGGAAATGGTGGTAAAATGGAGAATCTCTTATGGCAAAGTTTTGATTATCCTTGTGATACTTTGTTGCCAGGAATGAAACTTGGATGGAATCTAGAGACAGGACTAAATAGGTTCCTAACTTGTTGGAAAAGTACAGACGATCCTGATTCCGGAGACTACTCGTTTAAAATAGATCTTAGAGGTTATCCACAAGCAGTTCAATTGAAGGGAGATTCTATAATGAGCAGGGCAGGTTCATGGAATGGACTTAGCTTCACAGCACTTCCATATCATAAGCAAAGTCCAGTATTTAAATCTGAGTTTGTTTTGAATGAAAAGGAAATATTCTATGAGTTCCAAGTCCTTGACAATTCTACTTTTTTTAGATACATCATGACATCTTCGGGGAATCGGCAGCTTTTGCATTGGACAAGTGAAACCAATGTCTGGGAGACTCTCATAACTATACCATCAGCTCGGTGCGACAATTATGCATTGTGTGGCGAGAATTCTGTTTGCAATTCAGTGAAGACTCCAGATTGTGCTTGCCTGGAAGGATTTGCACCAAAGGTTCAAAGAGAGTGGGATATGTCATATTGGTCTAATGGTTGTGTTAGGATCACTCCATTAAGTTGTAGCAAAGATGGGTTCATGAAGTACACGGGGATTATTCTTCCTGACACGTCTTCATCTAGGTATAATAAGACCATTGACCTTCAAGAATGTGAGAGTTTATGTCTGCAAAACTGTTCCTGTACAGCATATGCAAATTTGGATAAGCGCGACGGAGGAAGTGGCTGCTTACTTTGGTTCGGTGATCTGATTGATATGAGACAATCATATGAAGGTGGCCAAGATATTTATATTCGAGTTCCTTCTTCGGAGCTAG AACATAACAAGAAGATTTACAAAAAGAAGCTTGTAGGCATCATTACTGGCTCTGCTGTATTCATGATATGCTTAATACTTGGACTTGCCATATGtttatggaaaaataaatttgagaagCCAG CAGGGATGTCGAAAGTGGGTTTCTGGAAAGAATTATTATGCAGAAGGGTGGAGGAGGACAGTGATATTCCAACATTTGATTTATCAACCATATTTTATGCCACAAATTGCTTTTCTAGCTACAACAAATTAGGAGCAGGTGGCTTCGGACTTGTGTACAAG GGTGTGCTTGCTGATGGCACTGAGATCGCTGTCAAGAGGCTTTCGAAGAATTCTGAGCAAGGACAGCAAGAGTTCAAAACTGAAGTGCAGTTAATTGCTAAACTTCAGCATCGCAATCTTGTAAAGCTTCTCGGTTGTTGCATTAAACAAAAAGAGAAACTCTTGATTTACGAGTTCATGCCAAACAGAAGTTTGGACCACTttatttttg ATGATGGTAGAAGAAAATTATTAGATTGGACTAAGCGCTTCCAAATTATTAGTGGGATAGCTCGAGGCCTACTTTATCTACATCATGACTCAAGGCTAAGAATCATCCACAGAGATCTTAAAACAAGTAACATTCTTCTTGACAATGATATGAATCCAAAAATATCAGACTTTGGTCTCGCAAGGACATTTGGTGGAGATCAAACCGAGGCCTGTACAAGGAGAGTGATGGGAACTCA TGGTTATATCTCTCCTGAGTACGCAATGCATGGCTCTTTCTCGATGAAATCTGATGTGTTTAGCTTTGGCGTAATTATGCTTGAGGTCGTTAGTGGGATGAAGAACAAGGAACTCTCTATCCCGCACCAATTTGTTAACCTTCTTGGACAT GcaaattttaatgtatttttccAGGCATGGGAATTGTGGACTAAGGAGAGGGCTATGGAGCTTGTAGATAAATCGCTTGGTGATTCAGTTGTTGAAGCTCAAGTATTGAGATGCATTCACATAGGGCTTTTGTGTGTGCAAGAGAGACCAGAACACAGGCCTAACATGTCATCAGTAATCCATATGCTCAATGATGATAAGCCGCTTGCTCGGCCAAAGCAGCCAGCATTTTATCCTCACCAAGAAA aagaagaagcagcagaagatcaggaggagaaagagaaagagttctga
- the LOC140173013 gene encoding G-type lectin S-receptor-like serine/threonine-protein kinase At4g27290 isoform X4, with the protein MMRTRAICFLLLVFITKSFSLDMITPSQSMKDGDTLVSAGGTFELGFFRPGDSSGRYLGIWYKQSPSTLTWVANRNKRINSNSSVLEINNQGVLVLHNGSNKTFWSSKVSKAAENPVAQLLDSGNLVVRDGNGGKMENLLWQSFDYPCDTLLPGMKLGWNLETGLNRFLTCWKSTDDPDSGDYSFKIDLRGYPQAVQLKGDSIMSRAGSWNGLSFTALPYHKQSPVFKSEFVLNEKEIFYEFQVLDNSTFFRYIMTSSGNRQLLHWTSETNVWETLITIPSARCDNYALCGENSVCNSVKTPDCACLEGFAPKVQREWDMSYWSNGCVRITPLSCSKDGFMKYTGIILPDTSSSRYNKTIDLQECESLCLQNCSCTAYANLDKRDGGSGCLLWFGDLIDMRQSYEGGQDIYIRVPSSELEHNKKIYKKKLVGIITGSAVFMICLILGLAICLWKNKFEKPGMSKVGFWKELLCRRVEEDSDIPTFDLSTIFYATNCFSSYNKLGAGGFGLVYKGVLADGTEIAVKRLSKNSEQGQQEFKTEVQLIAKLQHRNLVKLLGCCIKQKEKLLIYEFMPNRSLDHFIFDDGRRKLLDWTKRFQIISGIARGLLYLHHDSRLRIIHRDLKTSNILLDNDMNPKISDFGLARTFGGDQTEACTRRVMGTHGYISPEYAMHGSFSMKSDVFSFGVIMLEVVSGMKNKELSIPHQFVNLLGHAWELWTKERAMELVDKSLGDSVVEAQVLRCIHIGLLCVQERPEHRPNMSSVIHMLNDDKPLARPKQPAFYPHQESNSSTKTSEMCSNNDISITLLEAR; encoded by the exons ATGATGAGAACTAGAGCTATTTGCTTCTTATTATTGGTGTTTATAACAAAATCCTTTTCACTAGACATGATTACACCAAGTCAATCCATGAAAGATGGTGATACTTTGGTTTCAGCTGGTGGAACTTTTGAACTTGGATTCTTCAGGCCCGGAGACTCAAGTGGTCGATACCTGGGAATATGGTACAAGCAATCTCCTTCAACACTGACATGGGTTGCCAACCGGAACAAACGAATCAACAGCAACTCATCAGTGTTGGAAATCAACAACCAAGGAGTTCTTGTACTGCACAATGGCTCAAACAAGACATTCTGGTCCTCCAAAGTGTCGAAAGCAGCAGAGAATCCGGTTGCACAGCTCTTGGACTCAGGAAATCTTGTTGTGAGAGATGGAAATGGTGGTAAAATGGAGAATCTCTTATGGCAAAGTTTTGATTATCCTTGTGATACTTTGTTGCCAGGAATGAAACTTGGATGGAATCTAGAGACAGGACTAAATAGGTTCCTAACTTGTTGGAAAAGTACAGACGATCCTGATTCCGGAGACTACTCGTTTAAAATAGATCTTAGAGGTTATCCACAAGCAGTTCAATTGAAGGGAGATTCTATAATGAGCAGGGCAGGTTCATGGAATGGACTTAGCTTCACAGCACTTCCATATCATAAGCAAAGTCCAGTATTTAAATCTGAGTTTGTTTTGAATGAAAAGGAAATATTCTATGAGTTCCAAGTCCTTGACAATTCTACTTTTTTTAGATACATCATGACATCTTCGGGGAATCGGCAGCTTTTGCATTGGACAAGTGAAACCAATGTCTGGGAGACTCTCATAACTATACCATCAGCTCGGTGCGACAATTATGCATTGTGTGGCGAGAATTCTGTTTGCAATTCAGTGAAGACTCCAGATTGTGCTTGCCTGGAAGGATTTGCACCAAAGGTTCAAAGAGAGTGGGATATGTCATATTGGTCTAATGGTTGTGTTAGGATCACTCCATTAAGTTGTAGCAAAGATGGGTTCATGAAGTACACGGGGATTATTCTTCCTGACACGTCTTCATCTAGGTATAATAAGACCATTGACCTTCAAGAATGTGAGAGTTTATGTCTGCAAAACTGTTCCTGTACAGCATATGCAAATTTGGATAAGCGCGACGGAGGAAGTGGCTGCTTACTTTGGTTCGGTGATCTGATTGATATGAGACAATCATATGAAGGTGGCCAAGATATTTATATTCGAGTTCCTTCTTCGGAGCTAG AACATAACAAGAAGATTTACAAAAAGAAGCTTGTAGGCATCATTACTGGCTCTGCTGTATTCATGATATGCTTAATACTTGGACTTGCCATATGtttatggaaaaataaatttgagaagCCAG GGATGTCGAAAGTGGGTTTCTGGAAAGAATTATTATGCAGAAGGGTGGAGGAGGACAGTGATATTCCAACATTTGATTTATCAACCATATTTTATGCCACAAATTGCTTTTCTAGCTACAACAAATTAGGAGCAGGTGGCTTCGGACTTGTGTACAAG GGTGTGCTTGCTGATGGCACTGAGATCGCTGTCAAGAGGCTTTCGAAGAATTCTGAGCAAGGACAGCAAGAGTTCAAAACTGAAGTGCAGTTAATTGCTAAACTTCAGCATCGCAATCTTGTAAAGCTTCTCGGTTGTTGCATTAAACAAAAAGAGAAACTCTTGATTTACGAGTTCATGCCAAACAGAAGTTTGGACCACTttatttttg ATGATGGTAGAAGAAAATTATTAGATTGGACTAAGCGCTTCCAAATTATTAGTGGGATAGCTCGAGGCCTACTTTATCTACATCATGACTCAAGGCTAAGAATCATCCACAGAGATCTTAAAACAAGTAACATTCTTCTTGACAATGATATGAATCCAAAAATATCAGACTTTGGTCTCGCAAGGACATTTGGTGGAGATCAAACCGAGGCCTGTACAAGGAGAGTGATGGGAACTCA TGGTTATATCTCTCCTGAGTACGCAATGCATGGCTCTTTCTCGATGAAATCTGATGTGTTTAGCTTTGGCGTAATTATGCTTGAGGTCGTTAGTGGGATGAAGAACAAGGAACTCTCTATCCCGCACCAATTTGTTAACCTTCTTGGACAT GCATGGGAATTGTGGACTAAGGAGAGGGCTATGGAGCTTGTAGATAAATCGCTTGGTGATTCAGTTGTTGAAGCTCAAGTATTGAGATGCATTCACATAGGGCTTTTGTGTGTGCAAGAGAGACCAGAACACAGGCCTAACATGTCATCAGTAATCCATATGCTCAATGATGATAAGCCGCTTGCTCGGCCAAAGCAGCCAGCATTTTATCCTCACCAAGAAAGTAATTCTTCAACTAAAACTAGTGAAATGTGTTCAAATAATGATATTTCCATCACACTGTTGGAGGCCAGATAG
- the LOC140173013 gene encoding G-type lectin S-receptor-like serine/threonine-protein kinase At4g27290 isoform X1 encodes MMRTRAICFLLLVFITKSFSLDMITPSQSMKDGDTLVSAGGTFELGFFRPGDSSGRYLGIWYKQSPSTLTWVANRNKRINSNSSVLEINNQGVLVLHNGSNKTFWSSKVSKAAENPVAQLLDSGNLVVRDGNGGKMENLLWQSFDYPCDTLLPGMKLGWNLETGLNRFLTCWKSTDDPDSGDYSFKIDLRGYPQAVQLKGDSIMSRAGSWNGLSFTALPYHKQSPVFKSEFVLNEKEIFYEFQVLDNSTFFRYIMTSSGNRQLLHWTSETNVWETLITIPSARCDNYALCGENSVCNSVKTPDCACLEGFAPKVQREWDMSYWSNGCVRITPLSCSKDGFMKYTGIILPDTSSSRYNKTIDLQECESLCLQNCSCTAYANLDKRDGGSGCLLWFGDLIDMRQSYEGGQDIYIRVPSSELEHNKKIYKKKLVGIITGSAVFMICLILGLAICLWKNKFEKPAGMSKVGFWKELLCRRVEEDSDIPTFDLSTIFYATNCFSSYNKLGAGGFGLVYKGVLADGTEIAVKRLSKNSEQGQQEFKTEVQLIAKLQHRNLVKLLGCCIKQKEKLLIYEFMPNRSLDHFIFDDGRRKLLDWTKRFQIISGIARGLLYLHHDSRLRIIHRDLKTSNILLDNDMNPKISDFGLARTFGGDQTEACTRRVMGTHGYISPEYAMHGSFSMKSDVFSFGVIMLEVVSGMKNKELSIPHQFVNLLGHANFNVFFQAWELWTKERAMELVDKSLGDSVVEAQVLRCIHIGLLCVQERPEHRPNMSSVIHMLNDDKPLARPKQPAFYPHQESNSSTKTSEMCSNNDISITLLEAR; translated from the exons ATGATGAGAACTAGAGCTATTTGCTTCTTATTATTGGTGTTTATAACAAAATCCTTTTCACTAGACATGATTACACCAAGTCAATCCATGAAAGATGGTGATACTTTGGTTTCAGCTGGTGGAACTTTTGAACTTGGATTCTTCAGGCCCGGAGACTCAAGTGGTCGATACCTGGGAATATGGTACAAGCAATCTCCTTCAACACTGACATGGGTTGCCAACCGGAACAAACGAATCAACAGCAACTCATCAGTGTTGGAAATCAACAACCAAGGAGTTCTTGTACTGCACAATGGCTCAAACAAGACATTCTGGTCCTCCAAAGTGTCGAAAGCAGCAGAGAATCCGGTTGCACAGCTCTTGGACTCAGGAAATCTTGTTGTGAGAGATGGAAATGGTGGTAAAATGGAGAATCTCTTATGGCAAAGTTTTGATTATCCTTGTGATACTTTGTTGCCAGGAATGAAACTTGGATGGAATCTAGAGACAGGACTAAATAGGTTCCTAACTTGTTGGAAAAGTACAGACGATCCTGATTCCGGAGACTACTCGTTTAAAATAGATCTTAGAGGTTATCCACAAGCAGTTCAATTGAAGGGAGATTCTATAATGAGCAGGGCAGGTTCATGGAATGGACTTAGCTTCACAGCACTTCCATATCATAAGCAAAGTCCAGTATTTAAATCTGAGTTTGTTTTGAATGAAAAGGAAATATTCTATGAGTTCCAAGTCCTTGACAATTCTACTTTTTTTAGATACATCATGACATCTTCGGGGAATCGGCAGCTTTTGCATTGGACAAGTGAAACCAATGTCTGGGAGACTCTCATAACTATACCATCAGCTCGGTGCGACAATTATGCATTGTGTGGCGAGAATTCTGTTTGCAATTCAGTGAAGACTCCAGATTGTGCTTGCCTGGAAGGATTTGCACCAAAGGTTCAAAGAGAGTGGGATATGTCATATTGGTCTAATGGTTGTGTTAGGATCACTCCATTAAGTTGTAGCAAAGATGGGTTCATGAAGTACACGGGGATTATTCTTCCTGACACGTCTTCATCTAGGTATAATAAGACCATTGACCTTCAAGAATGTGAGAGTTTATGTCTGCAAAACTGTTCCTGTACAGCATATGCAAATTTGGATAAGCGCGACGGAGGAAGTGGCTGCTTACTTTGGTTCGGTGATCTGATTGATATGAGACAATCATATGAAGGTGGCCAAGATATTTATATTCGAGTTCCTTCTTCGGAGCTAG AACATAACAAGAAGATTTACAAAAAGAAGCTTGTAGGCATCATTACTGGCTCTGCTGTATTCATGATATGCTTAATACTTGGACTTGCCATATGtttatggaaaaataaatttgagaagCCAG CAGGGATGTCGAAAGTGGGTTTCTGGAAAGAATTATTATGCAGAAGGGTGGAGGAGGACAGTGATATTCCAACATTTGATTTATCAACCATATTTTATGCCACAAATTGCTTTTCTAGCTACAACAAATTAGGAGCAGGTGGCTTCGGACTTGTGTACAAG GGTGTGCTTGCTGATGGCACTGAGATCGCTGTCAAGAGGCTTTCGAAGAATTCTGAGCAAGGACAGCAAGAGTTCAAAACTGAAGTGCAGTTAATTGCTAAACTTCAGCATCGCAATCTTGTAAAGCTTCTCGGTTGTTGCATTAAACAAAAAGAGAAACTCTTGATTTACGAGTTCATGCCAAACAGAAGTTTGGACCACTttatttttg ATGATGGTAGAAGAAAATTATTAGATTGGACTAAGCGCTTCCAAATTATTAGTGGGATAGCTCGAGGCCTACTTTATCTACATCATGACTCAAGGCTAAGAATCATCCACAGAGATCTTAAAACAAGTAACATTCTTCTTGACAATGATATGAATCCAAAAATATCAGACTTTGGTCTCGCAAGGACATTTGGTGGAGATCAAACCGAGGCCTGTACAAGGAGAGTGATGGGAACTCA TGGTTATATCTCTCCTGAGTACGCAATGCATGGCTCTTTCTCGATGAAATCTGATGTGTTTAGCTTTGGCGTAATTATGCTTGAGGTCGTTAGTGGGATGAAGAACAAGGAACTCTCTATCCCGCACCAATTTGTTAACCTTCTTGGACAT GcaaattttaatgtatttttccAGGCATGGGAATTGTGGACTAAGGAGAGGGCTATGGAGCTTGTAGATAAATCGCTTGGTGATTCAGTTGTTGAAGCTCAAGTATTGAGATGCATTCACATAGGGCTTTTGTGTGTGCAAGAGAGACCAGAACACAGGCCTAACATGTCATCAGTAATCCATATGCTCAATGATGATAAGCCGCTTGCTCGGCCAAAGCAGCCAGCATTTTATCCTCACCAAGAAAGTAATTCTTCAACTAAAACTAGTGAAATGTGTTCAAATAATGATATTTCCATCACACTGTTGGAGGCCAGATAG
- the LOC140173013 gene encoding G-type lectin S-receptor-like serine/threonine-protein kinase At4g27290 isoform X3 has translation MMRTRAICFLLLVFITKSFSLDMITPSQSMKDGDTLVSAGGTFELGFFRPGDSSGRYLGIWYKQSPSTLTWVANRNKRINSNSSVLEINNQGVLVLHNGSNKTFWSSKVSKAAENPVAQLLDSGNLVVRDGNGGKMENLLWQSFDYPCDTLLPGMKLGWNLETGLNRFLTCWKSTDDPDSGDYSFKIDLRGYPQAVQLKGDSIMSRAGSWNGLSFTALPYHKQSPVFKSEFVLNEKEIFYEFQVLDNSTFFRYIMTSSGNRQLLHWTSETNVWETLITIPSARCDNYALCGENSVCNSVKTPDCACLEGFAPKVQREWDMSYWSNGCVRITPLSCSKDGFMKYTGIILPDTSSSRYNKTIDLQECESLCLQNCSCTAYANLDKRDGGSGCLLWFGDLIDMRQSYEGGQDIYIRVPSSELEHNKKIYKKKLVGIITGSAVFMICLILGLAICLWKNKFEKPAGMSKVGFWKELLCRRVEEDSDIPTFDLSTIFYATNCFSSYNKLGAGGFGLVYKGVLADGTEIAVKRLSKNSEQGQQEFKTEVQLIAKLQHRNLVKLLGCCIKQKEKLLIYEFMPNRSLDHFIFDDGRRKLLDWTKRFQIISGIARGLLYLHHDSRLRIIHRDLKTSNILLDNDMNPKISDFGLARTFGGDQTEACTRRVMGTHGYISPEYAMHGSFSMKSDVFSFGVIMLEVVSGMKNKELSIPHQFVNLLGHAWELWTKERAMELVDKSLGDSVVEAQVLRCIHIGLLCVQERPEHRPNMSSVIHMLNDDKPLARPKQPAFYPHQESNSSTKTSEMCSNNDISITLLEAR, from the exons ATGATGAGAACTAGAGCTATTTGCTTCTTATTATTGGTGTTTATAACAAAATCCTTTTCACTAGACATGATTACACCAAGTCAATCCATGAAAGATGGTGATACTTTGGTTTCAGCTGGTGGAACTTTTGAACTTGGATTCTTCAGGCCCGGAGACTCAAGTGGTCGATACCTGGGAATATGGTACAAGCAATCTCCTTCAACACTGACATGGGTTGCCAACCGGAACAAACGAATCAACAGCAACTCATCAGTGTTGGAAATCAACAACCAAGGAGTTCTTGTACTGCACAATGGCTCAAACAAGACATTCTGGTCCTCCAAAGTGTCGAAAGCAGCAGAGAATCCGGTTGCACAGCTCTTGGACTCAGGAAATCTTGTTGTGAGAGATGGAAATGGTGGTAAAATGGAGAATCTCTTATGGCAAAGTTTTGATTATCCTTGTGATACTTTGTTGCCAGGAATGAAACTTGGATGGAATCTAGAGACAGGACTAAATAGGTTCCTAACTTGTTGGAAAAGTACAGACGATCCTGATTCCGGAGACTACTCGTTTAAAATAGATCTTAGAGGTTATCCACAAGCAGTTCAATTGAAGGGAGATTCTATAATGAGCAGGGCAGGTTCATGGAATGGACTTAGCTTCACAGCACTTCCATATCATAAGCAAAGTCCAGTATTTAAATCTGAGTTTGTTTTGAATGAAAAGGAAATATTCTATGAGTTCCAAGTCCTTGACAATTCTACTTTTTTTAGATACATCATGACATCTTCGGGGAATCGGCAGCTTTTGCATTGGACAAGTGAAACCAATGTCTGGGAGACTCTCATAACTATACCATCAGCTCGGTGCGACAATTATGCATTGTGTGGCGAGAATTCTGTTTGCAATTCAGTGAAGACTCCAGATTGTGCTTGCCTGGAAGGATTTGCACCAAAGGTTCAAAGAGAGTGGGATATGTCATATTGGTCTAATGGTTGTGTTAGGATCACTCCATTAAGTTGTAGCAAAGATGGGTTCATGAAGTACACGGGGATTATTCTTCCTGACACGTCTTCATCTAGGTATAATAAGACCATTGACCTTCAAGAATGTGAGAGTTTATGTCTGCAAAACTGTTCCTGTACAGCATATGCAAATTTGGATAAGCGCGACGGAGGAAGTGGCTGCTTACTTTGGTTCGGTGATCTGATTGATATGAGACAATCATATGAAGGTGGCCAAGATATTTATATTCGAGTTCCTTCTTCGGAGCTAG AACATAACAAGAAGATTTACAAAAAGAAGCTTGTAGGCATCATTACTGGCTCTGCTGTATTCATGATATGCTTAATACTTGGACTTGCCATATGtttatggaaaaataaatttgagaagCCAG CAGGGATGTCGAAAGTGGGTTTCTGGAAAGAATTATTATGCAGAAGGGTGGAGGAGGACAGTGATATTCCAACATTTGATTTATCAACCATATTTTATGCCACAAATTGCTTTTCTAGCTACAACAAATTAGGAGCAGGTGGCTTCGGACTTGTGTACAAG GGTGTGCTTGCTGATGGCACTGAGATCGCTGTCAAGAGGCTTTCGAAGAATTCTGAGCAAGGACAGCAAGAGTTCAAAACTGAAGTGCAGTTAATTGCTAAACTTCAGCATCGCAATCTTGTAAAGCTTCTCGGTTGTTGCATTAAACAAAAAGAGAAACTCTTGATTTACGAGTTCATGCCAAACAGAAGTTTGGACCACTttatttttg ATGATGGTAGAAGAAAATTATTAGATTGGACTAAGCGCTTCCAAATTATTAGTGGGATAGCTCGAGGCCTACTTTATCTACATCATGACTCAAGGCTAAGAATCATCCACAGAGATCTTAAAACAAGTAACATTCTTCTTGACAATGATATGAATCCAAAAATATCAGACTTTGGTCTCGCAAGGACATTTGGTGGAGATCAAACCGAGGCCTGTACAAGGAGAGTGATGGGAACTCA TGGTTATATCTCTCCTGAGTACGCAATGCATGGCTCTTTCTCGATGAAATCTGATGTGTTTAGCTTTGGCGTAATTATGCTTGAGGTCGTTAGTGGGATGAAGAACAAGGAACTCTCTATCCCGCACCAATTTGTTAACCTTCTTGGACAT GCATGGGAATTGTGGACTAAGGAGAGGGCTATGGAGCTTGTAGATAAATCGCTTGGTGATTCAGTTGTTGAAGCTCAAGTATTGAGATGCATTCACATAGGGCTTTTGTGTGTGCAAGAGAGACCAGAACACAGGCCTAACATGTCATCAGTAATCCATATGCTCAATGATGATAAGCCGCTTGCTCGGCCAAAGCAGCCAGCATTTTATCCTCACCAAGAAAGTAATTCTTCAACTAAAACTAGTGAAATGTGTTCAAATAATGATATTTCCATCACACTGTTGGAGGCCAGATAG